The following are from one region of the Phormidium sp. PBR-2020 genome:
- a CDS encoding Photosystem II manganese-stabilizing polypeptide — MRYRALVALLLAMCVGFLTACGEEPISLLSDETYTYDQIKDTGLANSCPQLPETARGSFGLDVGSDYILTDLCLEPTSYFVKEEAANKREEAKFISAKALTRYTSSLDQVTGDLTLDSNGVLTFEEQYGIDFQAITVQLPGGEQVPMLFTIKKLVATTPGGQTGISTSTDLSGDYTVPSYRGASFLDPKGRGQATGYDNAVALPAAADDEEILRENVKETPVLDGNISLQVSKVKSETGEIAGIFEAVQASDTDLGSKEPVDVKIRGLFYGRVEPKV; from the coding sequence ATGAGATATCGTGCTTTAGTTGCCCTACTCCTCGCAATGTGCGTTGGGTTCCTAACCGCTTGCGGCGAAGAACCCATCAGCTTATTAAGCGATGAAACCTACACCTACGATCAGATTAAAGATACTGGACTTGCCAATAGTTGTCCCCAACTTCCGGAAACGGCTCGGGGGTCTTTTGGCCTGGATGTGGGTTCTGACTACATTTTGACGGATTTATGCCTCGAACCCACGAGCTATTTCGTGAAAGAAGAAGCCGCGAACAAGCGTGAAGAAGCCAAGTTTATCAGCGCCAAAGCGTTAACGCGCTATACCTCCTCTCTAGACCAAGTGACGGGAGACTTAACCCTGGATAGCAATGGGGTTTTAACCTTTGAAGAGCAGTATGGGATTGATTTCCAAGCCATCACGGTGCAACTTCCTGGTGGGGAGCAAGTCCCAATGCTGTTCACCATTAAGAAACTCGTGGCTACAACTCCCGGAGGCCAAACCGGGATTAGCACCTCGACAGATTTAAGCGGTGACTATACTGTCCCCTCTTATCGCGGTGCTAGTTTCCTCGACCCGAAAGGCCGGGGTCAGGCCACGGGCTATGACAACGCGGTTGCACTTCCTGCGGCGGCGGATGATGAGGAGATTTTGCGGGAGAATGTGAAGGAAACGCCGGTGTTAGACGGCAACATTTCTCTGCAAGTCTCGAAGGTGAAAAGTGAAACCGGAGAGATTGCGGGTATCTTTGAGGCGGTTCAAGCCTCGGATACGGATTTAGGCTCTAAGGAACCTGTGGATGTGAAAATTCGCGGTCTGTTCTATGGTCGGGTTGAACCGAAGGTCTAG
- the ftsH3 gene encoding ATP-dependent zinc metalloprotease FtsH3 produces the protein MNKRWRNAGLYALLAIVVIALGTTFFDQQPQAQQTAKYSEFIRAVESGKVEGTVAISSDRTEATYTNPDGSGKVVVNLPNDPQLIDILTENNLDVRVQPQTDDGFWFRALSSLFFPILLLVGLFFLLRRAQSGPGSQAMNFGKSKARVQMEPQTQVTFGDVAGIEQAKLELTEVVDFLKNADRFTAIGAKIPKGVLLVGPPGTGKTLLARAVAGEAGVPFFSISGSEFVEMFVGVGASRVRDLFEQAKQNAPCIVFIDEIDAVGRQRGAGLGGGNDEREQTLNQLLTEMDGFEGNTGIIIIAATNRPDVLDAALLRPGRFDRQVVVDRPDYAGRFEILNVHGRGKTLAKDVDLEKIARRTPGFTGADLANLLNEAAILAARRNLTEISMDEVNDAIDRVLAGPEKKDRVMSEKRKNLVAYHEAGHALVGALMPDYDPVQKISIIPRGAAGGLTWFTPSEDRMDSGLYSRSYLQNQMAVALGGRLAEEIIFGEEEVTTGASNDLQQVARVARQMVMRFGMSDRLGPVALGSQQGNMFLGRDISSERNFSEETAAAIDEEVSKLVDEAYSRAKHVLTENRSVLDQLAKMLVERETVDAEELQELLSGSDVKMAAIA, from the coding sequence GTGAATAAACGGTGGAGAAATGCAGGGCTATACGCATTACTGGCGATCGTCGTCATCGCCTTAGGGACGACGTTCTTTGACCAACAGCCCCAAGCTCAACAAACAGCTAAATATAGTGAATTTATCCGCGCTGTCGAAAGCGGCAAGGTAGAAGGAACGGTTGCTATCAGTTCTGATCGCACCGAAGCCACCTACACCAACCCCGACGGAAGCGGCAAAGTGGTGGTCAATCTCCCCAATGACCCCCAACTGATTGATATCCTCACGGAAAACAATCTCGATGTGCGGGTGCAACCCCAAACTGATGACGGGTTCTGGTTCCGCGCTCTCAGTAGTCTCTTCTTCCCCATCTTGCTACTGGTGGGACTCTTCTTCTTGTTACGCCGTGCCCAATCCGGCCCCGGTAGCCAAGCGATGAACTTTGGTAAATCCAAAGCTCGGGTGCAGATGGAACCTCAAACCCAAGTCACCTTTGGTGATGTGGCTGGGATTGAACAGGCCAAACTGGAACTCACAGAAGTGGTGGACTTCCTGAAAAACGCCGATCGCTTTACCGCTATTGGTGCCAAAATCCCTAAAGGGGTTCTCTTGGTTGGCCCTCCTGGAACCGGTAAAACCCTCTTAGCTCGGGCTGTTGCCGGTGAAGCTGGGGTTCCCTTCTTCTCGATTTCGGGGTCTGAGTTCGTGGAAATGTTCGTCGGTGTCGGTGCATCTCGTGTCCGTGACCTATTTGAACAAGCCAAACAAAACGCTCCTTGTATTGTCTTCATTGATGAGATTGACGCTGTCGGTCGTCAACGGGGTGCTGGTTTAGGCGGCGGTAATGATGAGCGGGAACAAACCCTCAACCAGTTGCTGACGGAGATGGACGGCTTCGAGGGCAATACTGGCATTATTATTATTGCGGCGACTAACCGCCCTGATGTTTTGGATGCGGCTCTATTACGCCCCGGTCGCTTTGACCGTCAGGTAGTGGTTGACCGTCCCGATTATGCCGGTCGCTTTGAGATTCTCAATGTCCATGGTCGCGGTAAAACCCTGGCTAAGGATGTGGATTTGGAGAAAATTGCTCGCCGGACTCCTGGATTTACCGGGGCTGACTTGGCCAACCTACTCAATGAAGCTGCGATTCTGGCGGCTCGTCGCAATTTGACGGAAATCTCGATGGATGAGGTCAATGATGCGATCGACCGGGTTCTGGCGGGACCCGAGAAGAAAGACCGGGTGATGAGCGAGAAACGCAAGAATTTGGTGGCTTATCACGAAGCGGGCCATGCTCTGGTGGGTGCGTTAATGCCCGATTATGACCCGGTTCAGAAGATTAGTATCATCCCTCGGGGTGCTGCGGGTGGCTTGACTTGGTTTACTCCGAGTGAAGACCGCATGGATTCTGGGTTGTATTCCCGCTCCTATCTGCAAAATCAGATGGCGGTGGCTCTCGGAGGTCGTCTGGCTGAGGAGATTATCTTTGGTGAGGAGGAAGTGACCACCGGTGCGTCGAATGATTTGCAACAGGTGGCTCGGGTGGCTCGTCAGATGGTGATGCGCTTTGGGATGAGCGATCGCCTTGGGCCGGTGGCTCTGGGCAGTCAGCAGGGCAATATGTTCCTCGGTCGCGATATTTCTTCGGAACGCAATTTCTCGGAAGAGACGGCGGCGGCCATTGATGAGGAAGTCAGTAAGCTCGTTGATGAGGCTTATAGCCGGGCTAAACATGTGTTGACGGAGAATCGCTCGGTGTTAGACCAGTTGGCGAAGATGCTGGTTGAGCGCGAGACGGTTGATGCTGAGGAGCTGCAAGAGCTGCTCTCGGGTAGTGATGTGAAGATGGCGGCGATCGCCTAG
- the ggt gene encoding gamma-glutamyltransferase produces MRLLGLVTSGLSCLCCLGSLGSLALEPGRAQEPDGYSQGMVVSAHPLASEAGLMMLQQGGNAVDAAVASTLAISVVEPFSAGIGGGGFLLFFEAEAGQMHSLDFRERAPLAATETMYLDELGEPEPRASLDGHRAVGVPGTVAGLVEVHQRYGVLPWEEVVEPALRLAEDGFAVHQRFVDAVERRQEVLLANPAAREVFTREGELYEVGERLQQPQLATTLRRLAENPRDFYEGEIAGAIAADMAAYGGLVTREDLAAYEPIWRDPVCGPFRQFEVCAMGPPSSGGVHLLQILNLIGDRAIEAQNPHHPDTVHFLAEAMRIAYADRAEYLGDPDFVEVPVAALISAAYADYRRPQIDEGQARDSAQVTAVDPSRLNQVWESPETSHLTVVDGDGNGVSLTFTVNGGFGAGVVAAGTGILLNNEMDDFSVAPGVPNLYGLVGGEANAIAPGKTPLSSMTPTIVLEENQLRLALGSPGGSTIITTVLQVLLNVVLYELDVAAAIAAPRFHHQWLPDRLLLQEEGFASETVENLRQRGHEIEQWRGWGNANAIVVTEDNRLQGAADPRGDGTALGW; encoded by the coding sequence ATGCGGCTTTTAGGTCTCGTCACGTCTGGTTTGAGTTGTCTTTGTTGTCTCGGGAGTCTCGGGAGTTTGGCCCTTGAGCCGGGACGGGCCCAGGAGCCAGACGGCTATTCCCAGGGGATGGTGGTTTCGGCTCATCCTTTGGCCAGTGAGGCGGGGCTGATGATGTTGCAGCAGGGGGGCAATGCAGTAGATGCGGCGGTGGCCAGTACCTTGGCGATTTCGGTGGTGGAGCCGTTTTCAGCGGGAATTGGTGGCGGTGGCTTTCTGCTGTTTTTTGAGGCGGAAGCGGGGCAGATGCACAGTTTAGATTTTCGGGAGCGGGCCCCCCTGGCGGCGACGGAAACGATGTATTTGGATGAGTTGGGGGAACCGGAACCTCGGGCCAGTTTGGATGGCCATCGGGCCGTTGGGGTTCCGGGAACGGTGGCGGGGTTGGTTGAGGTGCATCAACGCTATGGGGTGTTGCCTTGGGAGGAGGTGGTTGAGCCGGCTTTAAGGTTGGCGGAGGATGGGTTTGCGGTGCATCAGCGGTTTGTGGATGCGGTGGAACGTCGTCAGGAGGTGTTGTTGGCTAATCCGGCGGCCCGGGAGGTGTTTACGCGGGAGGGAGAGCTGTATGAGGTGGGGGAACGGTTGCAACAGCCTCAGTTAGCGACCACGTTGCGGCGTTTGGCCGAGAATCCTCGGGATTTTTATGAGGGGGAGATTGCTGGGGCGATCGCGGCGGATATGGCGGCCTATGGGGGGTTGGTGACTCGGGAGGATTTGGCGGCCTATGAACCGATTTGGCGCGATCCTGTCTGTGGACCGTTTCGTCAGTTTGAGGTCTGTGCTATGGGGCCGCCGTCGTCGGGGGGGGTTCATCTGTTGCAGATTCTTAATCTGATTGGCGATCGCGCGATCGAGGCCCAAAACCCCCATCACCCGGATACGGTGCATTTTCTGGCGGAGGCGATGCGGATTGCTTATGCCGATCGCGCGGAGTATTTGGGAGATCCTGATTTTGTGGAGGTTCCGGTGGCGGCGTTGATTAGTGCGGCTTATGCTGATTATCGTCGTCCCCAGATTGATGAGGGCCAGGCCCGAGATTCGGCGCAGGTGACGGCGGTGGACCCCTCGCGCTTGAATCAGGTGTGGGAGTCTCCCGAAACCAGTCATTTGACGGTGGTGGATGGGGATGGCAATGGGGTGAGTTTGACGTTTACGGTGAATGGAGGCTTTGGGGCCGGGGTTGTGGCGGCGGGAACGGGAATCTTGCTCAATAATGAGATGGATGATTTTTCGGTTGCGCCTGGGGTTCCTAATCTCTATGGTTTGGTGGGGGGGGAGGCCAATGCGATCGCCCCGGGGAAAACACCTCTGTCGAGTATGACGCCGACGATTGTCTTGGAGGAGAATCAATTACGGCTGGCCTTAGGCTCCCCTGGAGGCAGTACGATTATTACTACGGTTCTACAGGTGTTGTTAAATGTGGTGCTGTATGAGTTGGATGTGGCGGCGGCGATCGCAGCGCCCCGTTTCCACCATCAATGGTTACCGGATCGGCTCCTGCTGCAAGAGGAGGGATTTGCCTCAGAGACGGTGGAGAATTTGCGGCAACGGGGCCATGAGATTGAGCAATGGCGGGGTTGGGGAAATGCTAATGCCATTGTGGTGACGGAGGATAATCGCTTGCAGGGGGCGGCTGATCCCCGAGGGGACGGCACTGCGCTAGGCTGGTAG
- the dxs gene encoding 1-deoxy-D-xylulose-5-phosphate synthase yields MHLSEITHPNQLKGLSIHQLEEIARQIREKHLQTIAASGGHLGPGLGVVELTLGLYQTLDLDRDKVAWDVGHQAYPHKLITGRYNDFHTLRQKDGVAGYLKRSENPFDHFGAGHASTSISAALGMALARDAQGEDYKCVAVIGDGALTGGMSLEAINHAGHLPDTNLLVVLNDNEMSISPNVGAIPRYLNKMRLSDPVQFLTDNLEEQFKHLPFFGETFTPEMERVKEGMKRLAIPKVGAVFEELGFTYMGPVDGHNLEELIESFNKAHHIKGPVLVHVATVKGKGYAIAENDQVGYHAQKPFDLATGKAYPSKKPTPPSYSKVFAQTLITLAEENPKILGITAAMATGTGLDKLHAKLPKQYIDVGIAEQHAVTLAAGLACEGMRPVVAIYSTFLQRGYDQIIHDVCIQKLPVFFCLDRAGIVGADGPTHQGLYDIAYLRCIPNMTVMAPKDEAEMQQMLVTGVEHTSGPIAMRYPRGSGYGAPLMEEGWEALPIGKGEVLRTGDDVLLVGYGTMVYPAMQVAEILSEHGIEATVVNARFVKPLDIELIAPLAEQIGKVVTLEEGCIMGGFGSAVVEGLMDADVVVPVKRLGVPDKLVDHAQPNESKADLGLMPSQMAETIRKSFFAESKSKLAV; encoded by the coding sequence ATGCATCTAAGCGAAATTACCCATCCGAATCAACTCAAAGGGCTATCGATTCATCAACTCGAAGAAATCGCCCGTCAAATCCGGGAGAAGCACCTGCAAACGATTGCGGCGAGTGGGGGTCACCTCGGTCCCGGCTTGGGGGTTGTGGAATTGACCTTGGGACTCTACCAAACTCTAGACCTTGACCGGGATAAAGTGGCTTGGGATGTGGGACATCAGGCCTATCCCCATAAGCTAATTACTGGGCGTTATAACGACTTTCACACCCTACGGCAGAAAGATGGGGTAGCGGGCTATCTCAAACGCAGTGAGAACCCCTTTGACCATTTTGGCGCAGGCCATGCCTCCACCAGTATCTCGGCGGCGTTGGGGATGGCCCTGGCGCGAGATGCCCAGGGAGAGGATTATAAATGCGTGGCGGTGATTGGCGATGGGGCGTTAACGGGGGGAATGTCCCTAGAAGCCATCAACCATGCCGGACATCTGCCAGATACCAATCTGCTGGTGGTTCTCAATGATAACGAGATGTCCATTTCTCCCAATGTCGGGGCGATTCCTCGCTATCTCAATAAGATGCGCCTCAGTGACCCGGTACAGTTCCTGACGGACAACTTGGAAGAACAGTTTAAGCATTTGCCCTTCTTTGGGGAAACCTTCACCCCGGAAATGGAACGGGTTAAGGAAGGGATGAAACGCCTGGCGATTCCCAAGGTGGGGGCGGTGTTTGAGGAACTCGGCTTCACCTATATGGGGCCGGTGGACGGTCATAACCTGGAGGAGTTGATTGAGTCGTTTAATAAGGCCCATCATATTAAGGGGCCGGTTCTGGTTCATGTGGCCACGGTGAAAGGAAAAGGCTATGCGATCGCCGAGAACGACCAAGTGGGCTATCATGCTCAAAAGCCCTTCGACCTGGCGACGGGGAAAGCTTACCCCTCCAAAAAACCCACTCCCCCGAGTTACTCCAAAGTCTTCGCCCAGACTCTAATCACCCTCGCCGAAGAGAATCCCAAGATTTTGGGGATTACGGCGGCCATGGCTACGGGGACGGGATTAGACAAACTTCACGCCAAGTTGCCGAAGCAATATATCGACGTAGGCATTGCTGAACAGCACGCCGTGACCTTAGCGGCGGGGTTAGCCTGTGAGGGAATGCGTCCGGTGGTGGCCATTTACTCGACCTTCCTGCAACGGGGCTATGACCAAATTATCCATGATGTCTGCATTCAGAAGTTACCGGTGTTCTTCTGTTTAGACCGGGCCGGGATTGTCGGGGCTGATGGTCCGACGCACCAGGGACTGTATGATATTGCCTATCTGCGCTGTATCCCCAATATGACGGTTATGGCGCCCAAGGATGAGGCGGAGATGCAGCAGATGTTGGTGACGGGGGTTGAACATACCTCTGGACCCATTGCCATGCGCTATCCTCGCGGTAGTGGCTATGGTGCGCCTCTGATGGAAGAAGGCTGGGAAGCCCTGCCCATCGGGAAAGGAGAGGTGTTACGGACTGGGGATGATGTGTTGCTCGTTGGCTATGGAACCATGGTCTATCCGGCGATGCAGGTGGCGGAAATTCTCAGTGAACATGGGATTGAGGCCACGGTGGTGAATGCCCGCTTTGTCAAACCCTTGGATATTGAGTTGATTGCACCCTTGGCGGAACAGATTGGCAAGGTTGTGACCTTAGAAGAGGGCTGCATTATGGGTGGCTTTGGTTCGGCGGTTGTTGAGGGCCTGATGGATGCCGATGTGGTGGTTCCGGTGAAGCGGTTGGGGGTTCCTGACAAGCTGGTGGACCATGCACAACCCAATGAGTCGAAGGCGGATTTGGGGTTGATGCCGTCTCAGATGGCGGAGACGATTCGCAAGTCCTTCTTTGCTGAGTCTAAGTCGAAGTTGGCGGTGTAG
- a CDS encoding DUF4384 domain-containing protein: protein MESFNIKILAAMDIPEPYEAEFLRDIADKLDLQPLTRCIFTERLSQANLSADWSQIAESCPPITPDQARKSAWSRDILPKLRDWGFSYENGSKQLWRLAHQWLATTQFSPWLWEKLTGKAQRTQQMGFLEMPEPAPVPHLGARQQPSQPYQDKVRLHGEVILEIKLREAAYLTLLEREPNGTVVCLCPSEYAPNPRLSKQAEIIPQPSAPYPRFAATELGREQWIALLTPQSPDFAWLEQSRREALELDSSHLQQVFEYVQQKPQARLLYTEYEVV from the coding sequence ATGGAATCCTTTAATATCAAAATCCTCGCAGCCATGGACATTCCCGAGCCATACGAAGCCGAGTTTTTGCGTGATATTGCCGATAAACTCGACCTGCAACCCCTAACCCGCTGTATTTTTACTGAGCGATTATCACAGGCCAATCTCAGTGCCGATTGGAGTCAGATAGCCGAATCCTGTCCCCCCATCACCCCAGACCAAGCCCGCAAAAGCGCCTGGAGTCGAGACATTCTGCCCAAATTAAGAGACTGGGGATTCAGCTACGAGAATGGTTCCAAACAACTCTGGCGACTGGCCCATCAGTGGTTAGCCACAACCCAGTTCAGTCCCTGGCTGTGGGAGAAACTGACCGGGAAAGCCCAGCGGACTCAGCAAATGGGCTTTCTGGAGATGCCCGAACCCGCCCCAGTGCCGCATTTGGGGGCGCGTCAGCAACCGTCTCAACCCTATCAGGATAAGGTGAGATTACATGGCGAAGTGATTTTAGAGATTAAGCTAAGGGAAGCCGCCTATTTGACCTTACTGGAACGAGAACCCAATGGAACAGTGGTTTGTTTGTGTCCCTCCGAATATGCACCCAATCCCCGGCTATCGAAGCAAGCCGAGATAATTCCCCAACCCTCGGCCCCCTATCCCCGGTTTGCGGCCACGGAATTGGGTCGGGAACAGTGGATAGCCCTGCTGACACCTCAGAGTCCGGATTTTGCCTGGTTAGAACAGAGTCGTCGGGAGGCCTTGGAGTTGGACAGTTCCCATTTGCAACAGGTGTTCGAGTATGTGCAGCAGAAGCCCCAGGCGCGGTTACTCTATACGGAATATGAGGTGGTTTGA
- a CDS encoding aminotransferase class IV has product MYWYDGRICSGERIELGVSDPGFLYGATTFTTLRVYEGGLLDPRTAWCDHLERLRGAIAALGWMAPDWRQLETGAQEMAGGFAVLRVTLFADGRALITGRELPPDLRQRQQQGIVAGLAEGPGFARGLPQWKTGNYLGPWLALQQARRWGALEAILVNERGEWLETSTGNLWGWRDGQWWTPPLSVGILPGIGRSHLLQVARQQGLEVSEQPWLPSVVRRFEGLAYSNAVVELVPIRQVLRPGLGQEMETERYDGGGEAIAELRSCLQSL; this is encoded by the coding sequence ATGTATTGGTATGATGGCCGGATTTGTTCTGGGGAGCGGATTGAGTTGGGGGTGAGTGATCCGGGGTTTTTGTATGGGGCGACGACGTTTACGACGTTGCGGGTGTATGAGGGGGGATTGTTGGACCCGAGGACGGCTTGGTGTGACCATTTGGAACGGTTGCGGGGGGCGATCGCGGCGTTGGGTTGGATGGCCCCGGATTGGCGGCAACTGGAGACGGGGGCCCAGGAGATGGCGGGGGGGTTTGCGGTGTTGCGGGTGACGCTGTTTGCGGATGGCCGGGCGTTGATTACGGGACGGGAACTTCCGCCGGATTTGCGACAACGACAGCAACAGGGGATTGTGGCCGGGTTGGCGGAGGGGCCAGGGTTTGCTCGTGGGTTGCCGCAATGGAAGACGGGGAATTATTTGGGCCCCTGGTTGGCGTTGCAGCAGGCTCGCCGTTGGGGTGCGTTGGAGGCGATTTTGGTGAATGAACGGGGGGAGTGGTTGGAAACCAGTACTGGCAATCTCTGGGGGTGGCGGGACGGACAGTGGTGGACTCCTCCGCTGTCGGTGGGGATTTTGCCGGGGATTGGGCGATCGCACCTCCTGCAAGTGGCTCGGCAACAGGGCCTGGAGGTGTCTGAGCAGCCTTGGCTTCCCTCGGTAGTGCGGCGGTTTGAGGGGCTGGCTTATAGTAATGCGGTGGTGGAGTTGGTTCCGATTCGCCAGGTGCTGCGGCCCGGACTTGGCCAGGAGATGGAAACAGAACGTTATGATGGAGGAGGGGAGGCGATCGCAGAGTTGCGATCGTGTTTACAATCTCTCTAA